One region of Alosa alosa isolate M-15738 ecotype Scorff River chromosome 1, AALO_Geno_1.1, whole genome shotgun sequence genomic DNA includes:
- the si:ch211-266g18.6 gene encoding synaptotagmin-like protein 2 isoform X1, producing MKPSAKFPELLDLSFLSADEEAAILKVLQRDEELRKFDTGRQRRLKATTPDPKQVRVMTGEWFEDLKTKRYGQPCDITAVVKSSMRRKRTPGAPKINPFMTYTATEARGDSNQLSTSRHLPAFAEETYREYTDEDFNLNDEPSSSEIGRQKSPSYNDEGAKQPAGKSSNPFLDAHTPASAAASAPDNHSPGVNDLPPAENRSFAFMPFKSSATPKDAVTPAESSRMVSLPPALRKGASVEDSWVKISVEPNTVAQSDLRRDGCDGSEAHTSCSSSDSEESQSVPQTPFEPVLLQYKENVSDDVNISHVRERPLPHRRTFVKRSADSDKAERSEPETTSSLSSNSTTEPTEVISYETASFRSQSSEVTSCSSSESADVLEKSAFEMEGPEVITLKKQPRMDFGYPSQSATHTPQVTGIEEFENIQVLSSVRDVDSSEKESPGGDSHASAYIFGKMASHSAEFKSKETEDETVRENKALGIKHKAFEPAQLNKAPSAESQDSPVDICESIQYAGREQPEDKLVDFGKSPEVEYEIPKLSAHSFTVAHAEDEMLSSELSSSQFGDGHHAKQTENNYIREVNFEVRTKEDELGVSERGTEMKLPSTQTEVPWGRDQMELDDSLPEIRPGGDTHSSSLTMSGSVKGEIDVALNTPANGVLSARMKPPRAYRVLPLQSSDDHMTSGQDAHTSSEVEEVAVGEIRGAAKPPRYDQEDTWPSSPKSQEVNETWHWAPPHRPLV from the exons ATGAAGCCGAGCGCTAAATTCCCGGAGCTCCTGGATTTGAGCTTTTTGTCCGCTGATGAGGAAGCGGCGATCCTTAAAGTTTTGCAGAGAGATGAAGAGTTGAGAAAGTTTGACACCGGACGCCAAAG GCGGCTGAAGGCCACCACTCCAGACCCAAAGCAGGTGAGGGTCATGACGGGTGAGTGGTTCGAGGATCTGAAGACAAAACGTTACGGCCAGCCATGCGACATCACAGCTGTCGTAAAGTCCTCAATGAGGAGAAAGAGGACACCAGGTG cACCCAAGATTAACCCCTTCATGACTTACACTGCAACAGAAGCCCGGGGAGATTCAAA TCAGTTATCCACCTCCAGGCATCTTCCGGCTTTTGCTGAAGAG ACATACCGGGAATACACTGATGAAGATTTCAATCTGAATGATG AGCCTTCCTCCTCTGAAATTGGCCGACAAAAATCGCCAAGCTACAACGATGAAGGGGCAAAGCAGCCTGCTGGAAAATCCTCTAACCCTTTCCTCGACGCACACACCCCCGCCAGCGCTGCTGCCAGTGCTCCTGACAATCATTCCCCAGGAGTAAACGATTTACCTCCTGCCGAGAACAGGAGTTTCGCCTTCATGCCTTTCAAGTCTAGCGCCACCCCGAAGGATGCTGTCACGCCGGCCGAGTCGAGCAGGATGGTGTCCCTCCCCCCCGCTTTACGTAAAGGGGCATCTGTGGAAGACAGCTGGGTGAAGATATCTGTTGAACCCAACACCGTGGCCCAATCTGATTTGAGACGAGATGGATGTGATGGGTCGGAGGCCCATACTAGTTGCTCGTCATCAGACTCTGAAGAGTCCCAGTCGGTCCCTCAAACGCCCTTTGAGCCAGTCCTTCTGCAATACAAGGAGAATGTCTCGGATGACGTAAACATTTCTCACGTACGCGAGAGGCCGTTGCCTCACCGGAGAACATTTGTAAAGAGAAGCGCTGATTCTGACAAAGCAGAGCGCTCAGAGCCTGAAACCACAAGCTCGCTCTCCTCGAACTCGACCACTGAGCCAACGGAAGTGATAAGTTATGAAACTGCTTCCTTCAGATCCCAATCTTCAGAAGTCACTTCCTGCTCTAGCAGTGAGTCTGCAGATGTTCTTGAGAAAAGTGCGTTTGAGATGGAGGGGCCAGAGGTGATTACACTGAAGAAACAGCCCCGGATGGACTTCGGTTATCCATCACAAAGTGCCACACATACCCCACAAGTCACAGGCATTGAGGAGTTTGAAAACATACAGGTGTTGTCCAGTGTAAGAGATGTGGATAGCAGCGAGAAGGAGAGTCCAGGAGGAGATTCGCACGCGAGTGCTTACATATTTGGCAAAATGGCCTCACATTCAGCAGAGTTCAAAAGCAAGGAAACAGAAGATGAGACAGTTCGTGAAAACAAAGCTCTTGGCATCAAACACAAGGCCTTCGAGCCAGCCCAGCTAAATAAAGCTCCCTCAGCAGAGAGTCAAGATTCTCCAGTGGACATCTGCGAGTCTATTCAGTATGCTGGCCGTGAACAGCCAGAGGACAAATTAGTTGATTTTGGTAAGTCTCCTGAGGTGGAATATGAGATTCCAAAACTGAGTGCTCATTCCTTTACAGTTGCTCATGCAGAAGATGAAATGCTATCTAGTGAATTAAGCAGCTCACAATTTGGCGACGGGCATCATGCTAAGCAGACTGAAAACAACTATATCAGAGAAGTCAATTTTGAGGTTCGTACCAAAGAAGATGAATTGGGAGTAAGTGAGAGGGGTACTGAAATGAAATTGCCGTCTACGCAAACAGAGGTCCCGTGGGGCAGAGACCAAATGGAACTCGATGACTCTCTCCCTGAGATAAGGCCTGGAGGAGACACACATTCCTCGTCTTTAACGATGTCGGGCTCGGTCAAAGGGGAGATAGATGTGGCGTTGAACACGCCTGCAAATGGTGTCCTCAGTGCACGAATGAAGCCCCCGAGGGCTTACAGAGTCCTGCCGTTACAGTCTAGTGACGATCACATGACCAGCGGACAGGACGCACACACATCCTCAGAGGTAGAGGAAGTGGCCGTGGGCGAAATCAGAGGCGCCGCAAAACCTCCTCGGTACGATCAGGAAGATACATGGCCCTCGTCCCCCAAGTCCCAAGAGGTCAACGAGACATGGCACTGGGCACCTCCTCATCGGCCCCTGGTTTAG
- the si:ch211-266g18.6 gene encoding synaptotagmin-like protein 2 isoform X3: MKPSAKFPELLDLSFLSADEEAAILKVLQRDEELRKFDTGRQRRLKATTPDPKQVRVMTGEWFEDLKTKRYGQPCDITAVVKSSMRRKRTPGAPKINPFMTYTATEARGDSNQLSTSRHLPAFAEETYREYTDEDFNLNDEPSSSEIGRQKSPSYNDEGAKQPAGKSSNPFLDAHTPASAAASAPDNHSPGVNDLPPAENRSFAFMPFKSSATPKDAVTPAESSRMVSLPPALRKGASVEDSWVKISVEPNTVAQSDLRRDGCDGSEAHTSCSSSDSEESQSVPQTPFEPVLLQYKENVSDDVNISHVRERPLPHRRTFVKRSADSDKAERSEPETTSSLSSNSTTEPTEVISYETASFRSQSSEVTSCSSSESADVLEKSAFEMEGPEVITLKKQPRMDFGYPSQSATHTPQVTGIEEFENIQVLSSVRDVDSSEKESPGGDSHASAYIFGKMASHSAEFKSKETEDETVRENKALGIKHKAFEPAQLNKAPSAESQDSPVDICESIQYAGREQPEDKLVDFGPKTRPTQLYNWEMEITKYRP; encoded by the exons ATGAAGCCGAGCGCTAAATTCCCGGAGCTCCTGGATTTGAGCTTTTTGTCCGCTGATGAGGAAGCGGCGATCCTTAAAGTTTTGCAGAGAGATGAAGAGTTGAGAAAGTTTGACACCGGACGCCAAAG GCGGCTGAAGGCCACCACTCCAGACCCAAAGCAGGTGAGGGTCATGACGGGTGAGTGGTTCGAGGATCTGAAGACAAAACGTTACGGCCAGCCATGCGACATCACAGCTGTCGTAAAGTCCTCAATGAGGAGAAAGAGGACACCAGGTG cACCCAAGATTAACCCCTTCATGACTTACACTGCAACAGAAGCCCGGGGAGATTCAAA TCAGTTATCCACCTCCAGGCATCTTCCGGCTTTTGCTGAAGAG ACATACCGGGAATACACTGATGAAGATTTCAATCTGAATGATG AGCCTTCCTCCTCTGAAATTGGCCGACAAAAATCGCCAAGCTACAACGATGAAGGGGCAAAGCAGCCTGCTGGAAAATCCTCTAACCCTTTCCTCGACGCACACACCCCCGCCAGCGCTGCTGCCAGTGCTCCTGACAATCATTCCCCAGGAGTAAACGATTTACCTCCTGCCGAGAACAGGAGTTTCGCCTTCATGCCTTTCAAGTCTAGCGCCACCCCGAAGGATGCTGTCACGCCGGCCGAGTCGAGCAGGATGGTGTCCCTCCCCCCCGCTTTACGTAAAGGGGCATCTGTGGAAGACAGCTGGGTGAAGATATCTGTTGAACCCAACACCGTGGCCCAATCTGATTTGAGACGAGATGGATGTGATGGGTCGGAGGCCCATACTAGTTGCTCGTCATCAGACTCTGAAGAGTCCCAGTCGGTCCCTCAAACGCCCTTTGAGCCAGTCCTTCTGCAATACAAGGAGAATGTCTCGGATGACGTAAACATTTCTCACGTACGCGAGAGGCCGTTGCCTCACCGGAGAACATTTGTAAAGAGAAGCGCTGATTCTGACAAAGCAGAGCGCTCAGAGCCTGAAACCACAAGCTCGCTCTCCTCGAACTCGACCACTGAGCCAACGGAAGTGATAAGTTATGAAACTGCTTCCTTCAGATCCCAATCTTCAGAAGTCACTTCCTGCTCTAGCAGTGAGTCTGCAGATGTTCTTGAGAAAAGTGCGTTTGAGATGGAGGGGCCAGAGGTGATTACACTGAAGAAACAGCCCCGGATGGACTTCGGTTATCCATCACAAAGTGCCACACATACCCCACAAGTCACAGGCATTGAGGAGTTTGAAAACATACAGGTGTTGTCCAGTGTAAGAGATGTGGATAGCAGCGAGAAGGAGAGTCCAGGAGGAGATTCGCACGCGAGTGCTTACATATTTGGCAAAATGGCCTCACATTCAGCAGAGTTCAAAAGCAAGGAAACAGAAGATGAGACAGTTCGTGAAAACAAAGCTCTTGGCATCAAACACAAGGCCTTCGAGCCAGCCCAGCTAAATAAAGCTCCCTCAGCAGAGAGTCAAGATTCTCCAGTGGACATCTGCGAGTCTATTCAGTATGCTGGCCGTGAACAGCCAGAGGACAAATTAGTTGATTTTG GCCCGAAGACCCGCCCGACCCAACTGTACAACTGGGAAATGGAAATTACAAAATACCGGCCATAG
- the si:ch211-266g18.6 gene encoding synaptotagmin-like protein 2 isoform X2 — MKPSAKFPELLDLSFLSADEEAAILKVLQRDEELRKFDTGRQRRLKATTPDPKQVRVMTGEWFEDLKTKRYGQPCDITAVVKSSMRRKRTPAPKINPFMTYTATEARGDSNQLSTSRHLPAFAEETYREYTDEDFNLNDEPSSSEIGRQKSPSYNDEGAKQPAGKSSNPFLDAHTPASAAASAPDNHSPGVNDLPPAENRSFAFMPFKSSATPKDAVTPAESSRMVSLPPALRKGASVEDSWVKISVEPNTVAQSDLRRDGCDGSEAHTSCSSSDSEESQSVPQTPFEPVLLQYKENVSDDVNISHVRERPLPHRRTFVKRSADSDKAERSEPETTSSLSSNSTTEPTEVISYETASFRSQSSEVTSCSSSESADVLEKSAFEMEGPEVITLKKQPRMDFGYPSQSATHTPQVTGIEEFENIQVLSSVRDVDSSEKESPGGDSHASAYIFGKMASHSAEFKSKETEDETVRENKALGIKHKAFEPAQLNKAPSAESQDSPVDICESIQYAGREQPEDKLVDFGKSPEVEYEIPKLSAHSFTVAHAEDEMLSSELSSSQFGDGHHAKQTENNYIREVNFEVRTKEDELGVSERGTEMKLPSTQTEVPWGRDQMELDDSLPEIRPGGDTHSSSLTMSGSVKGEIDVALNTPANGVLSARMKPPRAYRVLPLQSSDDHMTSGQDAHTSSEVEEVAVGEIRGAAKPPRYDQEDTWPSSPKSQEVNETWHWAPPHRPLV; from the exons ATGAAGCCGAGCGCTAAATTCCCGGAGCTCCTGGATTTGAGCTTTTTGTCCGCTGATGAGGAAGCGGCGATCCTTAAAGTTTTGCAGAGAGATGAAGAGTTGAGAAAGTTTGACACCGGACGCCAAAG GCGGCTGAAGGCCACCACTCCAGACCCAAAGCAGGTGAGGGTCATGACGGGTGAGTGGTTCGAGGATCTGAAGACAAAACGTTACGGCCAGCCATGCGACATCACAGCTGTCGTAAAGTCCTCAATGAGGAGAAAGAGGACACCAG cACCCAAGATTAACCCCTTCATGACTTACACTGCAACAGAAGCCCGGGGAGATTCAAA TCAGTTATCCACCTCCAGGCATCTTCCGGCTTTTGCTGAAGAG ACATACCGGGAATACACTGATGAAGATTTCAATCTGAATGATG AGCCTTCCTCCTCTGAAATTGGCCGACAAAAATCGCCAAGCTACAACGATGAAGGGGCAAAGCAGCCTGCTGGAAAATCCTCTAACCCTTTCCTCGACGCACACACCCCCGCCAGCGCTGCTGCCAGTGCTCCTGACAATCATTCCCCAGGAGTAAACGATTTACCTCCTGCCGAGAACAGGAGTTTCGCCTTCATGCCTTTCAAGTCTAGCGCCACCCCGAAGGATGCTGTCACGCCGGCCGAGTCGAGCAGGATGGTGTCCCTCCCCCCCGCTTTACGTAAAGGGGCATCTGTGGAAGACAGCTGGGTGAAGATATCTGTTGAACCCAACACCGTGGCCCAATCTGATTTGAGACGAGATGGATGTGATGGGTCGGAGGCCCATACTAGTTGCTCGTCATCAGACTCTGAAGAGTCCCAGTCGGTCCCTCAAACGCCCTTTGAGCCAGTCCTTCTGCAATACAAGGAGAATGTCTCGGATGACGTAAACATTTCTCACGTACGCGAGAGGCCGTTGCCTCACCGGAGAACATTTGTAAAGAGAAGCGCTGATTCTGACAAAGCAGAGCGCTCAGAGCCTGAAACCACAAGCTCGCTCTCCTCGAACTCGACCACTGAGCCAACGGAAGTGATAAGTTATGAAACTGCTTCCTTCAGATCCCAATCTTCAGAAGTCACTTCCTGCTCTAGCAGTGAGTCTGCAGATGTTCTTGAGAAAAGTGCGTTTGAGATGGAGGGGCCAGAGGTGATTACACTGAAGAAACAGCCCCGGATGGACTTCGGTTATCCATCACAAAGTGCCACACATACCCCACAAGTCACAGGCATTGAGGAGTTTGAAAACATACAGGTGTTGTCCAGTGTAAGAGATGTGGATAGCAGCGAGAAGGAGAGTCCAGGAGGAGATTCGCACGCGAGTGCTTACATATTTGGCAAAATGGCCTCACATTCAGCAGAGTTCAAAAGCAAGGAAACAGAAGATGAGACAGTTCGTGAAAACAAAGCTCTTGGCATCAAACACAAGGCCTTCGAGCCAGCCCAGCTAAATAAAGCTCCCTCAGCAGAGAGTCAAGATTCTCCAGTGGACATCTGCGAGTCTATTCAGTATGCTGGCCGTGAACAGCCAGAGGACAAATTAGTTGATTTTGGTAAGTCTCCTGAGGTGGAATATGAGATTCCAAAACTGAGTGCTCATTCCTTTACAGTTGCTCATGCAGAAGATGAAATGCTATCTAGTGAATTAAGCAGCTCACAATTTGGCGACGGGCATCATGCTAAGCAGACTGAAAACAACTATATCAGAGAAGTCAATTTTGAGGTTCGTACCAAAGAAGATGAATTGGGAGTAAGTGAGAGGGGTACTGAAATGAAATTGCCGTCTACGCAAACAGAGGTCCCGTGGGGCAGAGACCAAATGGAACTCGATGACTCTCTCCCTGAGATAAGGCCTGGAGGAGACACACATTCCTCGTCTTTAACGATGTCGGGCTCGGTCAAAGGGGAGATAGATGTGGCGTTGAACACGCCTGCAAATGGTGTCCTCAGTGCACGAATGAAGCCCCCGAGGGCTTACAGAGTCCTGCCGTTACAGTCTAGTGACGATCACATGACCAGCGGACAGGACGCACACACATCCTCAGAGGTAGAGGAAGTGGCCGTGGGCGAAATCAGAGGCGCCGCAAAACCTCCTCGGTACGATCAGGAAGATACATGGCCCTCGTCCCCCAAGTCCCAAGAGGTCAACGAGACATGGCACTGGGCACCTCCTCATCGGCCCCTGGTTTAG